A window from Chrysiogenia bacterium encodes these proteins:
- a CDS encoding N-acetyltransferase produces MSQSITVRPVSGKSDLRAFLDVPFAIYRDDPNWIPPLYLERFEHLDPKKNPYFQHADVQLFLAERAGQPVGRISAQFDRLRNDCHKDDVGQFGFIEAPDDPQVFAALFDAAQTWLAGHNARTIQGPFNFSINDEMGCLIEGFDTPPNMMMAHARPYYGPRIEEQGFVKAKDVIAYDYDGRLPMPPKMRGMIDRVLTSRDISIRPLDKRQLDRELGIIFEIFNDAWTENWGFVPFTAEELKVLGNNLKFLIKGDYVAIASYRGEPAAMAVTLPNLNDWIRDLNGRLLPFGWAKLMWRMFARPPLSGRLPLLGVKKKFHGSLTGTALALGVIETVYRYHTPRGTYKGELSWILEDNLP; encoded by the coding sequence ATGAGCCAGTCCATCACCGTGCGGCCGGTCTCCGGCAAGAGCGATCTTCGCGCCTTTCTCGATGTGCCCTTCGCCATCTACCGCGACGATCCCAACTGGATTCCGCCGCTCTACCTTGAGCGCTTCGAGCATCTCGATCCGAAGAAGAATCCCTATTTCCAGCACGCCGACGTTCAATTGTTCCTGGCGGAGCGCGCAGGCCAGCCCGTCGGCCGGATCTCCGCCCAGTTCGACCGGCTGCGCAATGACTGCCACAAGGATGACGTCGGCCAGTTCGGGTTCATCGAGGCCCCCGACGATCCTCAGGTCTTTGCTGCCCTGTTCGACGCCGCCCAGACCTGGCTCGCCGGCCATAACGCCCGCACCATCCAGGGCCCGTTCAATTTTTCCATCAATGATGAGATGGGATGCCTGATCGAAGGCTTCGACACGCCGCCCAACATGATGATGGCCCATGCCCGCCCCTACTACGGGCCGCGGATCGAGGAGCAGGGCTTCGTCAAGGCTAAGGACGTGATCGCTTATGACTACGACGGCCGCCTGCCGATGCCGCCCAAGATGCGCGGCATGATCGACCGGGTACTCACCTCTCGCGACATTTCCATCCGCCCGCTCGACAAGAGACAGCTCGACCGCGAGCTCGGCATCATTTTCGAGATCTTCAATGACGCGTGGACTGAGAATTGGGGCTTCGTCCCGTTCACCGCCGAGGAGCTCAAAGTTCTCGGAAACAACCTCAAGTTCCTCATCAAGGGGGACTATGTGGCAATCGCCAGCTATCGCGGCGAGCCAGCGGCCATGGCGGTAACCCTGCCAAATCTCAACGACTGGATCAGGGATTTGAACGGGCGTCTGCTGCCCTTCGGCTGGGCCAAGCTGATGTGGCGCATGTTTGCCAGGCCGCCACTGTCGGGCCGCCTGCCGCTGCTCGGGGTCAAGAAGAAATTCCACGGCAGTCTGACCGGAACCGCCCTTGCTCTCGGCGTGATCGAGACAGTTTACCGCTATCATACGCCACGCGGCACCTACAAGGGCGAGCTGTCGTGGATCCTGGAAGACAACCTTCCC